From Danio rerio strain Tuebingen ecotype United States chromosome 2, GRCz12tu, whole genome shotgun sequence:
CCTTCCTCTCCAATTCCCCCGAAAGGTCTTGGATATTGCTCGCTCCACCGTCAAGCCGTCTGCAGATCTTCTCCAGAGCCTTCACCCTGTCATCCACTGCAGAGACACCCTCAGCTACTCCAGTTGTGTTGACTTTACACATACTCAACTCTGTGGTCACTCGGACATTCAGTGCATCCAGTTTGTCTTTTAGCTCCGCAATCTGGTTGTGGCTTGGTCTGCCAGTTTCTGCCTGAAGAGATGGATTGTCAACCTGCCCTGTTTGGCAACAAGTGGAATTCAAAGTGTGAAGGTCTTGGCTAAATTTGCTAACCGTGTCTCCCAATCCTGTTATTGCCCCAGACAAGCCAATTACATTGTCACTCAAAGCATGAAGTCTTTTGCCGGTATCCTGCATATGGGCATTGATGAATTGTTTTTCAGGTGACATCCTAATAGTATCCTCTAATGCGTGGATCTTTGCTATGCTGTTTACAAAATCAGAACGCAAAACATCCAGATCATTTCTGCAGAGTGTCACATCCTTCACAACACTTTCTAGACCTTCAGGCTTTTTGGAATCAGAGggttggttgcttttgcagttgGTAGAACAATTTTGCCCAAGTGTACTAAACTTGTCCTCTAACCCCTGTATAAGGAACTTGTTTGCAGTAACCTGAGTTTGAAGTGCATCAACAGAATCACTTGAAATCAGAGGAAAGGAATTGTTGTTCATTTCAATCAACATGGAAGTGAACTGATCCTGAATACCATCCAGTTTCTGATCAAGAAGTTGATGTAACATAGCTACTTCATTCATTATGTCCTTGGTAAGTTTTTCCTCCACATAGAAACAATAAGTCTCTGCGTTCCTCTCAGTGACGTTCATCCTGTCCTCCAGGTCCTCCAGGCGTGAACCGATTATATCTTCCATCTTCAGTGAGGACAGATGCTCAAGCTCATTGTCCATTCTGGCATTGAGGACCCGATGAGCCTCTGCCACTCGAGCTATTTCCCTCCTCAAGTCACTGTAGTCACCATCAGTTTTTCCAATGGTCGTTTGGCGGTTTGTGGGCATGAGACCATCAGACATGGACAAATCCAATCGGAGCTCACGAATCTCCTTTCTAAGCTCAGCTTCCTTGTTGTTCACTAGATTGGTGAGGCTCCCGTAGCCGTTCTCCTGTCCTTCTTCACATGTTTTTTGAAGAGACTGAATCTTTTCATCACATGCCGTTTTCAGTTTGGTCATCTCGTCTTCCAAGTTTACAACAAAATCCTTCTTGAGCTTCTCAAATTTCTCATCAACGTAAGCCTGAAGGACGTCTACATCTTGAGAAGAATCACCCGCAACTGGTAGGCTTTGAGAAGCACTATCCATAAGCATTCGGATTTGATTGTCATGTCCCGTCACTGTTCCCCGCAATTCCTCAAGAGCTTCGTCTTTGGTTTTGAGAGCATCTGTGACGTCATTGAGTCTTGCCATCACCGTTTCCATTTCTCTTTCTCCATGAGTTTGGCCTCTCATAGCCTGGTGGCCGTCAAGAAGCACCACACTCTCTTCTGTGCCTCCAGTTCTTGCGCTGTCAGGTGAAGTCCTGTCATTGAGGAGGGTAATGAGCATCTTGCTGGTGTCCTCTTGTATGTCTGTCCGCAGGTTCTCTGCCATACCTGTCATGGCAGCTTGAAGATCCAGAACTGTCTGGCTGAGACGTTGCACTTCTTCTTCCAACATTCGTGTTCTGTCAGCTCCTCTTCTCAAGTCATATTGTACAGTTTCCCGCCGCTCTGGTCCTGTGGTAACGAAACGTATAGAAACAAATCACCATTAAGATCATTTAAACCTAAAAAATGAATACATGCATTAGAACATACAGAAACAACATGCAATCATTGTGAAAGATTCCATACTTTGTGCAGTTCGAGTTTGTCCATGCTGTGGATATTGTGGGTATGATTGTGGATTCGCTATTTGTCCATTTGGAAAGCCTTTAACTTCCCTGCAGTCTGGACCTTGATATCCTGGACAGCACCGCCATTCTAATTCAGTCACGGTCTTGTATGCTATCTTATAAGTTGGACGAAATCGAGTACggtatctgaaaaaaaaaacattgattatgATGATTTTACATGCTGTGAAAATCCAAAAACAACTTGACGGCGTAATCTCATTTAAAACTGATTTCGTCAAACTATTATTTACTAAACTTAAGCCACTTATTGTTATGACTTTGAACCGTGAGTAATGGACCCTGAAGTATTGCCCCTATTACAGGATGAAAGCAAAGGTAAAGGCAAGTATTAACTTGAACAGACTGAGAGGGATTAATAAAAGGAGTCTACTTGCCTAGTCTGCCTAGCTTCACTTAATGGTGTTGATCTTGTTACTTCTGATGGATAATGTTGCAATTAGAAGGGCAATCATTCTAGTTATTATGCCACAAGTTGAGCCAAGTGATTAAAGTCACAGTTGCTTCAGATGACAGCAAGGAATTTTATATAATGCTTCTAGTGAACAGTCAAACAAAGCCACATATGGCAGTCCTGAATTCCTTACATGACATGATTTTCTAAATAAAGGAGAATGAAATCATACACCATAAATCCCTGAAGTACAAACTGTATTAAATTGGCAACTCTGCCTTAAAATATAGCACTGAGTGTCTGCGTTTGTCAAAAAGATTTCATCTTAGTGTACAATTTATTGTATATTCTGTAAAGCCTTCCAGTCTCCACATATTCAATCAAACACTAGTCTGACCCAATGGGCTTTTAAAGCAAACAACAGCTTACATCATTTCTTGTGACTAAGTGCTGTAGCACAAACAACCCTCTGAGAAGCATTTTCTATAAAAACATCTCAATTCTGTCATAACAATTCTAGACTAGGACATTCAGTTGAGTTAATGAATGTCTTTAGTGACTTTTAATCTAAACGTTTACTACATAGTAAGTGAAACTGCCCTTCTGAAAGTGAGATCTGAAACAGAAAATTAGTCAGCAAACTACAGGGAACAGCTTGAGTACATCTTGCACTTCACTCTTGGCATTGCCACAGAATCAGCACAATCTGGAAAATCGAAATCAAtaaaaggtatttaaaaaaacactacaagAGTTAGTTTCAAGATGGCTGATGTTCACCACTGAGGACGTATGTATGACTGCACTTGTTTTGAGTCAGTCCAGACCAGAGTATGTGAGTAGTTGGAATCCAAGTGATTTCTTGAGGAATAAAGAGGTGCTTTGGAAAATCCCGAGTGATTACAAAAAGCAGGGTGGGGAATCTCTGTCATTCCTTTccactcacacatatacactgtTCCAGAAGGTCTTTCTACACTCAAAACACATTTATCCACCTTTTAAGCTGTGAATaggtttatattttgtttaattattagcATGTAGCACCATGCTTCTGCCAAACATGACATTTGGATCCACCATTTGTCCTCACATTTACAAAAGTGAAAAATCTTGACTAGATTTGAGTTATAAAGTAACACatctgagaaagaaaaaaagtcagaattgttagaaAATTTTCAATAAGAGTATATGCacacacagacttttcatttaaGCCAGCTAGCCttcggtgaactgtctttccattataaaattgctACGTTTAAGGTCTgtcttctttaaaaatcagcaatcttcactgcctgatagatatacaatataaagtgagtctcagaccagacaagaagcactgcatcaaattccatttcccctcaccatgtctttaaaatatgacagtttattttaccccagtattttctgCAATAGCCTGCTGGTACTGACAGAACTAACGGTTACTAGCAGtactttcatcttgttttacgcttggaCAACAAAATGAATGCTTAACTCTAATTatctgaatgtattgtaattacattaaaacagtgatgctgtaaaaggaacgctttgaaattgaaaaaaagaaaacattaaaagcgTTCAGAACATCGCTTTGTTGGAGAAAAGCAGATGTTATTACTGTTCGCCCTGGGCCAGTCCCCCTTGTCATCAAGTTACAAAGGTTAGGAGATATACAGACATACAAATAGAATGAATgttatgaaaactaaagtttgttgtgcagttggcggttcacttctgttatttggtgCGATAGCAATCATATCACAAGCGAACCGTATCAGAGTTCGCACAAATCGTGCcctagaccacctctttcaggcggacttgAGTACAGTTCACGGGTGTGCACCCGAGTTTAAAAGACAGGTTCACACTAGCTAAGCGTACCGTACTTTGACGTCAAATGAACCTGGGTGCAAACCAAAAGTGCTAATGTAAAATCATCCTAAATCATCAACAGAACCGATTGGAGTGTGCATGTGGTGCCATTTTTTGTAACAACATGCTCAATGAACGTGCAGCTTGCACATTAACTTTTTTGCTCTACTACATAATGTGTGAACtcttgtttttacaataaaacaaataacaacatACTGCTGAAGATGACAAAAACACCAGACATCATTTTGATGGATGCTTGTGTGAGGAGGAAACTAAAAGTTGCAATTCTGTTTTAAATGAGGAAAGacatttgaattgattttaactttTGCAGAGAGAACTGGACAAGGATGAATCTTTAAACGTACATGTTTAACCCTTGTCTTTATACACTCTATCAGATGTAGTTTTTAACTGCAAAACATGATCTGAGTGACTAGTCCTATTAATGTTTGCAATTATTCTTACCAAACAATCTAAATGTTAGTTTtatattaaccctttaactgaaTGACATTACGAAAAAaaatggattgcatttcttaattcCTAATGTCGCTAATTAACacacttaattaatttttttcaacacatcccataatttgcaaaatatcaacctctaccaaatggttaatATGTCAGTTGAAATCAGTACGTAAATCAGAAAAATATGaagtcgtcaccttggaattataaggttctctctgaCATTTTGCCAAAATTGGtctattgacatattcttattaaatgacaacttacttacattatgggagttttttttttttttatatatataagttgtttacatttgaggactttttatttaaaaaaaaaagttacacacatactgtctgctttagaatgcaaaaactttaagcTCTGTATCGCAAATGATTCAGAAAGcatatagaaccttataattccaaggtgactaaGTGCAATACCAGTTTACttaaagcaaaatacaaaataaaacattttaaaatactaaatcacctttatttattgaagtatgccataaaatatttcagactctcatttagcattttttcttgtttttattattatttttagaacaaAACCAAAATCAATTGTAGTAGAGCaacaagtttgtttttttgtaaaccaacaatgctgtgtaatGTAAaccattattaaaaacatttaataatgtcatttttaaatgactttaacagtcattatttaaaacagtcaaaatatggccaaccatttggtagagcaggcagtttaAGCTATTCTGGTAATGTTTAATGTCGTATACTGACATTCCTGTTTATGTGAAACAGGTCTAGTTAACGTGAATCATGGGATTGGTCAGTATAGTGTCTTTGAGTGCATTAAGACCATAAGAACTACTGACAACATCGTGTTTCCACCACACGCCCCTCCCGGTCTCTCGAGGACTTACATCATTTGTGGCTCACAGTCAGGCTGGTGCTCAGGACAGCGCGCGGCTTCAGGTTCAACGTGACTCTCCACGCTGCCTTGAACCGCGCAGCTCACATTCTTTTGGACGATAAAAGCGCACCAGTTTCTGtacaaatcacaaaaaaagaagaaacagaATAAGAATACTGTGAAGTGCTTAAATATGTGGCTGTCGCACCAATTTCAGTGCAACAcagttaaatatattaaaacagaaatatCTGAAACAGCATAAGAATATAATACGTTTTTGTGGTtgcaaaaaacctaaaaaaatggTCCAAAACTCGTTTTTATCACTGACTTCTGGAAGCGAGTGGTTTGTTTTATTATCTTCTTTTTTAATGAAAGCAAATTCTTTTACAACTGTGAAAACAACCATTGATATATTCGCCCACGGAGGAGAAGAAAGTTCAATAAATAAATCGATTGACCTCTTGTTATTTGTTGCTTTAGCGATAAAACAACATGGGAACAAAATAATAGCATTAAAATGTCACTCCAGAAGATTGCTGAGAGTTAAATAACTTGTAATTTGTGTGATATTAAGAACATGATATTGCGAAtgtcacacacatgctcacaaatAAGTTGTAAACCTTCAAATAATTACTTAAGCAACTTACTTATTTCGGTGCCTGTGAACGGCTCCTGAATACGCGTTGCCCTGGAACAGACTTGACGGGTATCCATGAGTGAGAGAAAAGCTTATGATGAATAAAACTAATAACTTTGCTCCAAACAATCGTGTATGGTAATTCATTctctaaaacagtggttctcaaacttttttcaccaagtaccaccttagaaaaaaatcgactctccaagtaccaccttacgacgctattttttaaccagtattaaaaaatagcgtcataatcctaattaagcagctacaggtgtgcacagttttaaaacgatgcagattacttcttattagtaagaatatgtattattgtcagtcactttaaacatttgaaatagtctgaacattaactgtgcttgcagataaaaaaaaaaaaagttttagttaaaatgtgcttttaaaagttcataaaaaatggcactgttcttaaaaagtaaaaagaaaactgctgtacttaaatctaaagttttcatagtagcctattcatcaaaagctggaaatgctgcttggtccttataaatataggctatatgtcatattgctacactttcagacaaatcttgaaatatatgttaaatgtacatgacagggttcatacaggcacagcctaatgaaaatcaattccagcagctattttttttttcaagactgacatgctatgtattgaagacctgaaatgtattctcagcaacccataaaacattgcataggaatagatacaaataaaaaccattaataatactatttattaatcatatattaatagtataataaacctgcactaaatgcttgtgaaatcttttttgtactcaagtaaaaatactattacactgctaaaataacacaaattttagtaaataatactaatattaggtaaaagtacaaattactcttttaaaaagtactagttggttacttttgaaaaaaaatctgattttcattatgaaatcactttttttaagtgtaaacctaatttaatggtttgattgcttacatcccaaagctacatgtataatttgcactaacaaaggaagtatagtcaatttttcctttcatgacaattaatctttttcaatagcactggtaaaactaccacataatctttaaggccatagagacactttttgcccatttttaaaaatatatatttttaagctttgaaaggttaaattaaagtatatggtaaaaagatttaaatttagccttttatttacatattttacactattttctttacaatatggcaaatttgtttcttaaatagctgtacatcatgtagattttattttacacttgatcttaatctaaaatagaaacgtaaaaaaaatacaagtacactgtcagtaaaaaaataaaacaaatgacttcattttacttgaggtatttgaaatatgacaacactacatttatcaaagcagtgctttaagagccttattgtaaattgtgataaataaacaataagtaggctaacaatggattgctttgacctgtaatgctttaggacagatcagaatacagctaaatgtataaatcacacaaatacctcatccagaaacatttccagcattattattttgtcgtaaagaaataaaaaatgttccacctttgctaaaagtaagtttcacttcacaacacagccaaataagaagactattagcattgtcatcgatcatgtatcaatctatttctaaatatttgataactttgaatacttttgactaaatttagttaaggagcaaagataaataatgtctactttaatagtggagagatcgcgattgtattctatctgagcacacaggcgatcatgagagcacttgcagttcatttgaaaaaagcttaattaagagctcgcatatctgttttagcgatttgcgtacatgaatgcgctctcgtgttaaaataaagcactcgccacatttgcagaaatgagtaattgcgcaatacctccattcccgcgccgccattcagactgtatttagaggagtgacaggtcagaggcgagtcgactggctgttgGAGTgcgaaacgtgtatgaagatcatcaaataggcaggaaatatgtccgcggtttaattactctgctagacatctctgtagtgaaaacatccgagaagcattattccaacaaaacatttgtttttaagttgttttttctgtctctgcaacacagaaaacctttgtcccgcccttacgtttcacgcaactagacaaggtcgactgtgattggccacttttcatgtcagtcaaatcacgcttcagaatcaattcttaaacttcggaaactgattttcagcagcttatgacacaatgcactaaaataaacactctaagcacagcgttgtgatcgtacgcttcacaaaacagccaatgctgttcacatcaatgttatattacgcattaaaggattaaaagtgttaattgtttctttcattatttggcgattcctccgcgtaccactaggaggaagcccgcgtaccactagtggtacgcgtaccacagtttgagaaccactgctctaaaacaaaacgaaaagcTGAACAGTGTCAGCGCGAGGTGATTTGAGCAGTGTTTCAGCCTCTGGAGGCCAGAGAATAAAGAGAGCTCGATCAACTCACGGCAAAGTTTGTCTAAATTCGACGAAGTCCGAAAAACTGAAGGTGGACTCTAGTCTGCAGGGGTTCAATCCGCCGCCTATCCGAAAGAAGGGGGTAGATGGGGGTAGGGGAAGTCATCAAAAAAACAATAGCGCCCCAGCACAACCCACCAAGCGTGTTTTAAATGAACGCAAGTTCTGAGCCCAATTGGAAACATCTGCTTTTATCTCTGTTACAGGAAACTATTACTTGGTGTTCACGCTGGCTAGTCAAACACATAGAATAAATCAAAAGAAATGCCTTCTGTTCCATTTGTTTACACAGAATGGGAAAAATACATTATACACAAGCAATCTCAGGGCAGTTTGTGGTTAATAACAGTCTAATAATAATCATCTACGTATTTGTCTGCATCAAAGATTAAATATAAAACGACAatcaacacattttaaagcaatatcatagatagatagacaaacactAATAAACACagatagactgatggatggatggatggatggacagacaaccagatggatggataggtaggttggttggttgaacaaacagacagatagaggTATGGACAaccagatagatggatggatggacggacaaccagatagacggatggatggatggatggataggtgggttggttggttggttaaaagaacagacagatggatggatggacaaccagatagatggatggatggacggacaaccagattgacagacagactgGCAGACAGACAACGTCCGAggctgataacgtccgaggctcagacacactctcccagttcaaaactagattaaagacctatctgtttagtaaagcatacacttaaTGCATCACCTAAcctgggttccacacaggcttctgcatcttgcttatattcactatgaacagcagctacgctaattattcactttattctctattttcacctggggatactcatcccgaggtcctcagattatgcggagtcactgattggatccaagaccagtgacgagatgatcccaaggtttccatatccaggaccaggccatatcctgaaatgctgctgcgctgatggtcatgggaagtggagaacatgagtctgattccagtgatgctccagggacatacgagtcttcgctgaggccatcttccagcccaccgcggtgactgaagctctgcacaagacttttggccagcgaagaaattaaaatggtcgtgcccaactgagtctggttctctcaaggttttttttcttcactcccatcaggtaaagtttttttttccctctccgctgtcgccactgcctcgcatggttcacgATTggtacgcatcgatgaatttgctcttcagtgtttgaactctcagtaatgaataaatcacactgaactgagctaaactgaactaaactgaacttaaacactaaaacctaaacttcactgttccagttactatgaccatttatgtgaagctgatttgacacaatctacattgtaaaagcgctatacaaataaagctgaattgaattgaattgaattgaacagacagacagacagacagacagacagacagacagacagacagactgaatgactgactgactgactgactgactgatggatggacggacaaccagatgaatagatggataggtgggttggttggctggttgaaagaacagacagatggagggatggacaaacagatatttagatggatggatggatgaacaaccagacagacagacagatagactgatggatggatgaacagacaaccagatggatggataggtgggttggttggttgaacgAACAGACAGATGGAGGTATGGACAACcagatagatggagggatggatggatgatggatggacgtaaaagcagatagacagacagacaaccagatagactgatggatggatgaacagacaaccagatggatggatggatggataggttggttggttgaataaacagacagatggagggatggacaaccagatagatagatggatagatggatggatggatggatggatggatggatggatggatggatggatggatggatggatggatggatgaatggacaaccAGATAGACAaagagacaggcagacagacagacagacagactgactgatagATGAAAAACATGCACACAGATACTCACAGAATCACACACAGAGGATGGTCTTGAGTGGAGTATgaggtttattttaatttctttatgacTTAAGCACTAACACTGAATAAACAGAACTTGTCATGACCTCAAGGAGAAGTGTGAGGGTGTGTGCTAAGTTTTAGAGTACATGATGTGTTACATGTGAAATGTGTGTACAATAAGATGATTTTCTTTGTTATTAACTACAGTAGTCAACTAGTTGGATGAGCATGTAAAGTGATTATAAATACAGCAGTTGAACAGGCTGACTCATTTTCTAAAACTAACTTCAGAACCTCAAACAGTTGCATAAGGGAGCCTACTCATGAACTGACTGACTGGCATTGTTTAAGAAAGATGCATCACActcctaaaagaaaaaaaaatcaagccttTCACTCTCAATTCAAGTAGGCATGGTGAAAGGAGATGACAAAGTCAACCAATATACATGATTAAATCACTGAAGATGCAATTAATTAGTCTATTCTGAGTGAATGTTA
This genomic window contains:
- the emilin2a gene encoding EMILIN-2, yielding MNYHTRLFGAKLLVLFIISFSLTHGYPSSLFQGNAYSGAVHRHRNKNWCAFIVQKNVSCAVQGSVESHVEPEAARCPEHQPDCEPQMIYRTRFRPTYKIAYKTVTELEWRCCPGYQGPDCREVKGFPNGQIANPQSYPQYPQHGQTRTAQRPERRETVQYDLRRGADRTRMLEEEVQRLSQTVLDLQAAMTGMAENLRTDIQEDTSKMLITLLNDRTSPDSARTGGTEESVVLLDGHQAMRGQTHGEREMETVMARLNDVTDALKTKDEALEELRGTVTGHDNQIRMLMDSASQSLPVAGDSSQDVDVLQAYVDEKFEKLKKDFVVNLEDEMTKLKTACDEKIQSLQKTCEEGQENGYGSLTNLVNNKEAELRKEIRELRLDLSMSDGLMPTNRQTTIGKTDGDYSDLRREIARVAEAHRVLNARMDNELEHLSSLKMEDIIGSRLEDLEDRMNVTERNAETYCFYVEEKLTKDIMNEVAMLHQLLDQKLDGIQDQFTSMLIEMNNNSFPLISSDSVDALQTQVTANKFLIQGLEDKFSTLGQNCSTNCKSNQPSDSKKPEGLESVVKDVTLCRNDLDVLRSDFVNSIAKIHALEDTIRMSPEKQFINAHMQDTGKRLHALSDNVIGLSGAITGLGDTVSKFSQDLHTLNSTCCQTGQVDNPSLQAETGRPSHNQIAELKDKLDALNVRVTTELSMCKVNTTGVAEGVSAVDDRVKALEKICRRLDGGASNIQDLSGELERKVAQMNNTLGSHSGEILTLQNSLLNFHSQLAGLAKQIHKDHTSKEQGLPVRQEKPVSVPDTRAPTKPMRPYAPHINIPLIIPHRTVPAPTGHPHVRQQPHVPHRPYYPQPPSNPRRPIYHIQPQQPVIHEPVVVTGQAGPPGYVRRVTVRRDQSSEDTKTPVTGFAGAPGYPPVNPVSYDTKQPPPAAVNVPWSPAHQRPIAAPVSQQNSVMDPFSFSAGLTRQTFSGDFGIIAFDRVLVNDGGHYNPQTGIFTVPTDGRYLVTAVLSAQRGEHAEAVLSVSNRSVQKLDTAGYSSGHLRLTQDQCACGGSASFSLILPLHRGDTMALVRTAGKLAVSESREILSTFSAIFLYSPQAKR